From Hippea alviniae EP5-r, the proteins below share one genomic window:
- a CDS encoding glutaredoxin family protein, protein MATKKPEKQPRVVVFSTPSCPWCNRVKQYLRQHGIKFKDVDVSRDRRAAEDMVRRTGQTGVPVVLIGSKAIVGFDKPKIDKYLGLR, encoded by the coding sequence ATGGCAACTAAAAAACCAGAGAAACAGCCAAGAGTTGTGGTATTTTCAACGCCAAGCTGCCCATGGTGCAATAGAGTAAAGCAGTATTTAAGACAGCACGGCATAAAATTTAAAGATGTTGATGTATCAAGAGATAGAAGAGCAGCAGAAGACATGGTTAGACGAACAGGTCAAACTGGTGTACCAGTAGTTTTAATAGGTTCGAAGGCTATTGTAGGCTTTGATAAACCAAAGATAGATAAATATCTCGGTTTGAGGTGA